In Mastomys coucha isolate ucsf_1 unplaced genomic scaffold, UCSF_Mcou_1 pScaffold20, whole genome shotgun sequence, one DNA window encodes the following:
- the LOC116099961 gene encoding vomeronasal type-1 receptor 48-like, with protein sequence MNKNIIFYTNSNIRNTFFSEIGIGISGNSFLLLFHILKFIRGQRPRLTDLPIGLLSLIHLLMLLVAAFIATDIFISWTGWDDIICKLLVYLYRSLKGLSLCTTSMLSVHQAIILSPRSSCLATFKHKSPHHISCGILFLSVFYMLISSHLLISIIATPNLTMSNFIYFTQSCSILPLSYLMQSMFSTLLVTREVFLISLMALSTWYMVAILCRHRNQVQHLQGTRLSPKTSPEQRATQTILMLMSFFVLMSIFDSIISCSRTMFLNDPTSYSIQIFVSHIYATVSPFVFMSTDKYIVNFLRSMCKMTSNVVNI encoded by the coding sequence ATGAATAAGAACATCATATTCTATACTAATTCTAACATAAGGAACACCTTTTTCTCTGAAATTGGCATTGGGATCTCAGGCAacagcttccttcttctcttccacaTCCTCAAGTTCATTCGTGGGCAGAGGCCCAGACTCACTGACCTACCCATTGGTCTCTTGTCTCTCATTCACCTGCTGATGCTACTGGTTGCTGCATTCATAGccacagacatttttatttcttggacAGGATGGGATGACATCATATGTAAACTCCTTGTCTACCTGTACAGAAGTTTGAAGGGTCTGTCCCTTTGTACCACCAGCATGTTGAGTGTCCACCAGGCCATCATCCTCAGTCCCAGAAGCTCGTGTTTAGCAACGTTCAAGCACAAATCTCCCCATCACATCTCATGTGGCATTCTTTTCCTGAGTGTCTTCTATATGTTAATTAGCAGTCACCTCTTGATATCCATCATTGCCACCCCAAATTTGACCATGagtaactttatttattttactcagtCCTGCTCTATTCTACCCTTGAGTTACCTCATGCAGAGCATGTTTTCTACTCTGCTGGTCACCAGGGAAGTCTTTCTTATTAGTCTCATGGCCCTCTCAACATGGTACATGGTAGCCATCTTGTGCAGGCACAGGAATCAGGTTCAGCATCTTCAAGGTACCAGGCTTTCCCCCAAAACATCCCCAGAGCAAAGGGCCACCCAGACCATCCTGATGCTCATGAGCTTCTTTGTGCTGATGTCCATCTTCGACAGCATTATCTCCTGTTCAAGAACTATGTTCCTGAATGACCCAACATCTTACTCTATCCAGATCTTTGTGAGCCACATCTATGCCACAGTCAGCCCTTTTGTGTTTATGAGCACTGACAAATATATAGTTAACTTTTTGAGGTCCATGTGTAAGATGACCTCAAATGTGGTTAATATTTGA